One genomic window of Caminibacter pacificus includes the following:
- the ribA gene encoding GTP cyclohydrolase II — MKISEIATLPTKHGIFKIQSFKEGDKEHLVIFTENMPEIPLVRIHSECLTGDALGSLKCDCGEQLDFALKAINEKGGMVIYLRQEGRGIGLFNKVNAYALQDKGLDTVEANHQLGFEADLRDFSIVEKILNHFGIKKIKLLTNNPRKLFSLKNIEVVERIPIKVTPNKFNENYLKTKKEKLGHKL, encoded by the coding sequence TTGAAAATATCCGAAATTGCGACTCTTCCTACGAAACACGGAATTTTTAAAATTCAATCTTTTAAAGAAGGAGATAAAGAGCACTTGGTGATTTTCACCGAAAATATGCCCGAAATCCCGCTTGTGAGAATCCACAGCGAATGTCTAACGGGTGATGCTCTTGGAAGCTTAAAATGCGACTGCGGAGAGCAGCTCGATTTCGCCTTAAAAGCCATAAACGAAAAGGGTGGTATGGTAATATATCTAAGACAAGAAGGAAGAGGCATCGGACTTTTTAACAAAGTAAACGCATACGCTCTTCAAGACAAAGGCTTAGATACCGTAGAAGCCAATCATCAGTTGGGATTCGAAGCCGATTTGAGAGATTTTTCGATTGTGGAAAAAATCCTGAATCATTTCGGTATTAAAAAAATAAAACTCCTAACAAACAACCCGAGAAAACTTTTTTCATTAAAAAATATCGAAGTTGTTGAGAGAATACCTATAAAAGTGACACCGAATAAATTCAACGAAAACTACCTAAAAACGAAAAAAGAGAAATTGGGTCACAAATTATAA
- the rsmG gene encoding 16S rRNA (guanine(527)-N(7))-methyltransferase RsmG produces the protein MQEKLEKFTNELLKWNKTHKLTNYTTKEEIEAQIQDSLYPLEKIKDAKTAIDIGTGAGFPGLILAIAMPDTKWYLVEPLKKRYSFLNYLKTILGLKNVTVVPKRLENADIEPVDLITSRAVMPTPEILKIAKPYLKENSTLLLYKGSNVLDELNGIKASIISKDKRNYIFIKD, from the coding sequence ATGCAAGAAAAACTTGAAAAATTCACAAACGAACTTTTAAAATGGAACAAAACCCACAAACTAACCAACTACACGACAAAAGAAGAGATTGAAGCTCAGATTCAAGACAGCCTTTATCCGCTTGAGAAAATAAAAGATGCCAAAACAGCGATAGATATAGGCACCGGCGCAGGATTTCCGGGACTTATTTTGGCAATTGCCATGCCCGATACCAAATGGTATTTGGTAGAACCTCTAAAAAAAAGATACAGCTTCCTAAACTACCTAAAAACGATTTTGGGCTTAAAAAACGTAACCGTCGTACCAAAAAGACTCGAAAACGCCGATATAGAACCTGTGGATTTGATAACGAGCAGAGCCGTTATGCCAACCCCTGAAATTTTAAAAATAGCAAAACCTTATCTAAAAGAAAACTCAACGTTACTTCTTTATAAAGGCTCGAACGTCTTAGACGAACTAAACGGCATAAAAGCATCAATCATAAGCAAAGACAAAAGAAACTACATCTTCATAAAGGACTGA
- a CDS encoding YfdX family protein, giving the protein MADKKRMEENKEVTKKVENAQDNYVDERVKKVTQEAVDAINMVAKVIELLDKKEKDKALEEIANVLGKLEVLIARDPNLQVVPVDVKQSIVDFPGTVDDVEAAKAEVVALIKASEVQAARDIMLNLASELDIYVTALPIGTYPVVMKAIIPLIEQEKFEEAKKLLVEALETLVIEKIVIPLPILRAEQAIIRANELANKENPNKDELKELLAYAKEQLELGEALGYGKVEIDYKDLYVEISKLEKILEGEESTKDIFETLKEKLSGIMAKFNKPKAPTQMPKAEDKKEESK; this is encoded by the coding sequence ATGGCAGATAAAAAAAGAATGGAAGAAAACAAAGAAGTTACAAAAAAAGTTGAAAACGCTCAAGACAATTATGTAGATGAAAGAGTGAAAAAAGTAACTCAAGAAGCTGTAGATGCAATCAATATGGTTGCAAAAGTAATCGAGCTTTTAGACAAAAAAGAAAAAGACAAAGCGCTTGAAGAAATCGCAAACGTTCTTGGAAAACTTGAAGTATTAATCGCAAGAGACCCGAATTTACAAGTGGTACCTGTTGATGTTAAACAAAGTATCGTAGATTTTCCTGGCACAGTTGATGACGTTGAAGCTGCAAAAGCGGAAGTTGTAGCGCTTATTAAAGCGAGCGAAGTACAAGCGGCAAGAGATATTATGCTAAATCTTGCAAGCGAGCTTGATATTTACGTAACTGCATTACCGATAGGTACGTATCCTGTAGTTATGAAAGCTATTATTCCGTTAATCGAACAAGAAAAATTCGAAGAAGCGAAAAAACTTTTGGTAGAAGCGCTTGAAACGTTAGTAATTGAAAAAATAGTAATTCCGTTACCTATTCTAAGAGCTGAGCAAGCTATTATTAGAGCAAATGAGCTTGCAAACAAAGAAAATCCGAATAAAGATGAATTAAAAGAGCTTTTAGCTTATGCAAAAGAGCAATTGGAACTTGGTGAAGCTTTAGGATACGGAAAAGTTGAAATCGATTACAAAGACTTGTATGTTGAAATTTCTAAACTTGAAAAAATTCTTGAAGGTGAAGAATCTACAAAAGATATTTTCGAAACACTTAAAGAAAAACTTTCAGGAATTATGGCTAAATTCAATAAACCTAAAGCACCTACTCAAATGCCAAAAGCGGAAGATAAAAAAGAGGAGTCTAAATAA
- a CDS encoding molybdopterin oxidoreductase family protein, with translation MTSVCTYCGVGCEIEAIVENNRVTKIKPVKNGISSGGELCIKGRYGFEFLNNRLKEHLISYEFIKKNAEKMPFELQVRLANLYEWDERFYKAPLNLALDIAAWKLKYIIEKHSPKSIAAIGGARTNIESAWLFQHFARNILKTPHVDNCARVCHSPSLSGLKMSIGEGASSVDFDSIFDAETIFVIGSNTTEAHPMVASRIIKAKKRGAKLIVVDVREIPLMKFADISVILPFESNLLFLNAIAKEMIERDLIDKDFINKRCVKFDEYKELMLNDKYDKRFFEKLKGFEKIKEQIEEIAKLITKKTIFAWGLGVTEHIDGTEAVNAISNLAMMSGNFAKGAGVLPLRGQNNVQGACDVGCLPYFLPDYIRPDEEHIGLMTPDVIDEILNGNIKAIINMGEDILHIHPNQNKIHKAFEELEFLMVMEVMPNEITKRADIVFAVKSAYEKSGVYVNAERRLHLSTPLVKSSLPDDWEVVKELANRFGSTLKYEKSEDVFEDCKKEVGRFRGASYERLKQKPLQWPIKEDGSDSPVLHLEKFSTSDGKGHFHYHKYHLRGEVEDILKGKKRWWLNTGRALPQYNNSAQTKPSEKLTSKYDDDILLVNEIHKNEISQKVKLRSKYGESAELKVKFTDKVRPYTLYTTFHFAKNKINYLFGDEADHKVKTARFKAVEVEIINL, from the coding sequence ATGACGTCTGTTTGCACTTATTGCGGGGTGGGGTGTGAAATAGAGGCTATTGTTGAGAATAACCGAGTTACGAAAATAAAGCCGGTAAAAAACGGAATTTCAAGCGGCGGTGAGTTGTGCATAAAAGGCAGATACGGATTTGAGTTTTTAAATAACAGATTAAAAGAGCATTTGATAAGTTATGAATTTATCAAAAAAAACGCAGAAAAAATGCCTTTTGAATTGCAAGTGAGACTTGCGAATTTATATGAGTGGGACGAAAGATTTTATAAAGCTCCTTTAAATTTGGCTTTGGATATTGCGGCATGGAAATTAAAATATATTATTGAAAAACACTCCCCTAAATCTATAGCCGCAATAGGAGGTGCGAGAACCAATATCGAGAGTGCTTGGCTTTTTCAGCATTTTGCAAGAAATATTTTAAAAACTCCTCATGTCGATAACTGCGCAAGAGTTTGCCACTCTCCAAGTCTCTCAGGGCTTAAGATGAGTATAGGTGAGGGGGCGAGCAGTGTAGATTTCGATTCGATTTTCGATGCCGAGACGATTTTTGTAATAGGCTCCAATACCACCGAAGCTCACCCGATGGTTGCAAGCAGAATCATAAAAGCAAAAAAAAGAGGCGCAAAACTGATTGTCGTTGACGTTAGAGAAATTCCTCTTATGAAATTTGCCGATATTTCGGTAATTTTGCCGTTTGAATCCAATCTTTTGTTTTTAAACGCTATTGCAAAAGAGATGATTGAGAGGGATTTGATAGATAAAGATTTTATCAACAAAAGATGTGTGAAATTTGACGAATATAAAGAGTTGATGTTAAATGACAAATACGATAAACGTTTTTTTGAAAAATTAAAAGGTTTTGAGAAGATAAAAGAGCAAATCGAAGAAATTGCAAAACTAATAACAAAAAAAACGATATTTGCCTGGGGGCTTGGAGTTACGGAACATATAGACGGAACCGAAGCTGTAAATGCGATAAGCAATCTTGCCATGATGAGCGGAAATTTTGCAAAAGGTGCGGGGGTATTGCCTCTTAGAGGTCAAAACAACGTTCAGGGTGCTTGTGATGTGGGGTGTTTGCCATACTTTTTACCGGATTATATACGACCTGATGAAGAGCATATCGGGCTTATGACACCTGATGTGATAGATGAGATTTTAAATGGCAATATAAAAGCGATTATTAATATGGGCGAGGATATTTTACATATACATCCGAATCAAAACAAAATTCATAAAGCTTTTGAGGAGCTTGAGTTTTTAATGGTTATGGAAGTGATGCCAAATGAGATAACGAAAAGAGCCGATATCGTTTTTGCGGTAAAAAGCGCTTATGAAAAAAGCGGTGTTTATGTAAATGCCGAAAGAAGACTTCATTTAAGTACTCCTCTTGTAAAAAGCTCTCTTCCGGATGATTGGGAGGTTGTTAAAGAACTTGCAAATAGATTCGGAAGCACTTTAAAATACGAAAAAAGTGAAGATGTATTTGAGGATTGTAAAAAAGAAGTGGGGCGTTTTAGGGGTGCGAGTTATGAGAGATTGAAACAAAAGCCTCTTCAATGGCCAATAAAAGAAGACGGAAGCGATTCGCCCGTACTTCATCTTGAGAAATTCTCAACAAGTGACGGAAAAGGACATTTTCATTACCACAAATATCATTTAAGAGGCGAAGTAGAGGATATATTGAAAGGAAAAAAACGCTGGTGGTTAAATACCGGAAGGGCACTTCCTCAATATAACAACTCCGCTCAAACAAAACCGAGTGAAAAACTAACTTCAAAATATGACGACGATATACTTCTTGTAAACGAGATTCATAAAAACGAAATTTCCCAAAAAGTGAAATTAAGGTCAAAATACGGGGAAAGTGCCGAGCTTAAGGTAAAATTTACAGACAAAGTAAGACCATACACACTTTATACTACTTTTCATTTTGCAAAAAACAAAATCAACTATCTATTCGGAGACGAAGCGGACCACAAAGTAAAAACAGCAAGGTTTAAAGCTGTGGAAGTGGAGATTATAAACCTTTAA
- a CDS encoding PP0621 family protein yields the protein MGKLILFLIIAGAIYFFFIKKPAVEEKQKEESEDLVMCDKCKTFYPKNEIKKVDGKNICKDCYANS from the coding sequence ATGGGAAAATTAATACTTTTTTTGATTATTGCGGGTGCGATTTATTTCTTTTTTATAAAAAAACCTGCGGTTGAAGAAAAACAAAAAGAAGAGAGTGAAGATTTGGTAATGTGCGATAAATGCAAAACCTTTTATCCTAAAAACGAAATAAAAAAAGTTGACGGAAAAAACATCTGCAAGGATTGCTATGCTAATTCTTGA
- a CDS encoding FtsW/RodA/SpoVE family cell cycle protein: protein MRKFDFLLILLLLPFIFVSLYLVNEISHKLFIKELIYISIGIVVFIAVYFIPIRKLLWVIPIVYWINIILLLLVDLVGIKILGAQRWLKIPIINLTIQPSEFMKTTLLLMLGYLIYRYPPRPTYTLKEFLRLSIYIIIPFLLIAKEPDLGTALILLIIGFGVLFIVGVDKKIWITLIIGGVLFAPVAYKYLLKDYQKKRIENFLTHPSYHVKQSMIAIGSGGFSGKSKNEATQTQLKFLPIASSDFIFAYLVERFGFLGAIGIIFLYFVLILHLLNVAEKLKDDYFAKVMFAGVALMIFVYSYINIAMTMNLGPVVGVPLPLLSHGGTSFINFMILFAILENLISRKDFLHTHGVK, encoded by the coding sequence TTGAGGAAATTCGATTTTTTATTAATTCTCCTTCTCCTTCCTTTTATTTTTGTAAGTTTATATCTTGTTAATGAAATTTCTCATAAACTTTTTATAAAAGAGCTGATTTATATCTCAATAGGTATTGTGGTATTTATTGCGGTGTATTTCATACCTATTCGGAAACTTCTTTGGGTAATTCCGATAGTTTATTGGATTAATATCATTCTTTTATTATTGGTGGATTTGGTCGGAATTAAAATTTTAGGAGCACAGCGGTGGCTTAAAATACCTATTATCAACCTTACCATTCAACCTTCGGAATTTATGAAAACTACCCTGCTTTTAATGCTCGGATACCTCATATATCGCTATCCTCCGCGACCCACATATACGCTTAAAGAATTTTTAAGACTAAGTATTTATATTATAATCCCGTTTTTATTAATCGCAAAAGAGCCTGATTTAGGTACCGCTTTAATTTTATTAATTATCGGATTCGGGGTTTTATTTATTGTTGGAGTGGATAAAAAAATATGGATTACGTTGATTATAGGAGGCGTACTTTTTGCTCCCGTGGCATACAAATATCTACTAAAAGACTATCAAAAAAAGAGAATCGAAAATTTCCTAACTCATCCGAGCTATCACGTAAAACAATCGATGATTGCCATCGGAAGCGGAGGTTTTAGCGGAAAAAGCAAAAACGAAGCCACCCAAACCCAACTAAAATTCCTGCCTATCGCAAGTAGTGATTTTATTTTTGCATATTTGGTGGAAAGATTCGGATTTTTAGGGGCTATTGGAATAATATTTTTGTATTTCGTTTTGATACTTCATTTGCTAAACGTCGCGGAAAAACTAAAAGACGACTATTTTGCAAAAGTAATGTTTGCCGGAGTCGCTCTTATGATTTTTGTCTATTCATACATAAATATAGCAATGACAATGAATTTAGGCCCGGTTGTGGGAGTACCTTTGCCTTTGCTTAGTCACGGAGGTACGAGTTTTATTAACTTTATGATTTTATTTGCTATTTTGGAGAATCTGATAAGCAGAAAAGATTTTTTACATACTCACGGAGTAAAATAG
- a CDS encoding molybdate ABC transporter substrate-binding protein: MKKLFLILLAKIVFAQTLIIYSGITMKYPIKEMAAKFEKMYPGLKVKTLFGKSGALYKKMTAMKKCDIYFPGSVKFINKNPKIFLETAKIGENTLVIIVKKGNPKKIKSLDSLINPEISVVIGSPNSSVGVKTKEVLSKKGKRFYEILSNKAIVAYTSNEIVANVISNADSGLNWKGVVFWKNYKQYVDIIPIDKKYSPSSDLVMGVTQFAPNMIMAKRFLKFAKSYEGQKIMRKWGF, from the coding sequence ATGAAAAAATTATTTTTGATTTTGTTGGCTAAGATAGTTTTTGCTCAAACACTTATCATATATAGCGGTATTACGATGAAATATCCGATTAAAGAGATGGCGGCTAAGTTTGAGAAGATGTATCCGGGACTTAAAGTTAAAACGCTTTTTGGTAAAAGCGGTGCTCTTTATAAAAAAATGACGGCAATGAAAAAATGCGATATCTATTTTCCGGGGAGTGTTAAATTTATAAACAAAAATCCGAAAATATTTTTAGAAACCGCAAAAATAGGTGAAAACACACTTGTTATTATTGTAAAAAAAGGAAATCCTAAAAAGATTAAAAGTTTAGATTCTTTAATAAATCCGGAAATAAGTGTCGTAATAGGTTCTCCTAATTCTTCGGTCGGAGTTAAAACTAAAGAGGTTTTAAGCAAAAAAGGTAAAAGATTTTATGAAATTTTATCGAATAAGGCAATTGTGGCGTATACTTCCAATGAAATCGTTGCTAATGTAATAAGCAATGCCGATAGCGGGCTTAATTGGAAAGGTGTCGTTTTTTGGAAAAATTATAAACAATATGTTGATATAATTCCGATAGATAAAAAATACTCTCCTTCAAGCGACCTTGTAATGGGAGTGACTCAATTTGCGCCGAATATGATTATGGCGAAAAGATTTTTGAAATTTGCAAAATCGTATGAAGGACAAAAAATAATGAGGAAATGGGGATTTTAG
- a CDS encoding PAS domain-containing protein, translating into MARVKVTPTQKEIILKEEDFIVSKTDLKSKILYGNEIFIQMSGYTEAELLGKPHNILRHPDMPKCAFKVLYDHIQQENKEWFGFVKNLRKDGGYYWVFANISPTFDASGQKVGYYSVRRKPREGFKNIIEPLYQELKRIEESGGMQASLKAVEDLLNSKGLTFNELMIKIQKGIINEL; encoded by the coding sequence ATGGCAAGAGTTAAGGTCACACCAACCCAAAAGGAGATTATCCTAAAAGAAGAGGATTTTATCGTCTCCAAAACGGATTTAAAAAGTAAAATCCTCTACGGAAACGAAATATTCATCCAAATGAGCGGCTACACGGAAGCCGAACTCTTAGGAAAACCTCACAATATCCTACGACATCCGGATATGCCTAAATGCGCTTTTAAAGTACTTTACGACCATATCCAACAAGAAAACAAAGAGTGGTTCGGATTTGTTAAAAATCTAAGAAAAGACGGCGGTTATTATTGGGTATTTGCAAACATCTCTCCTACTTTTGACGCTTCCGGTCAAAAGGTGGGATACTATTCCGTCAGACGTAAACCAAGAGAAGGATTCAAAAACATAATAGAGCCTCTTTATCAAGAACTCAAAAGAATCGAAGAGAGCGGAGGAATGCAAGCTTCACTTAAAGCCGTAGAAGATTTACTAAACTCAAAAGGCTTAACATTCAACGAACTCATGATAAAAATTCAAAAAGGAATTATCAATGAACTCTAA
- a CDS encoding methyl-accepting chemotaxis protein, producing MNSKIIGTITALLFLIVAGYGGFKGDFVTLGLGVLGILASAALFFQKSQTTSSTKSSLIKKISKTIERASEGDFNKRITNIDPNDPLNSLAWDVNNLLDQLEAFERDIKESISAAKQGIDYRDISPQGYKGRFRATVEIVNEAIQAISTALKEQARSELFITLNDLGGGTKTEIQEIKKSFDEKLREFMMKIDELSTEIFEGADESAQKIENLSIVLNELIDFIAHTNEAINMLSQRAEEIGKIVELITDIADQTNLLALNAAIEAARAGEHGRGFAVVADEIRKLAERTQKATSEISITIKTLQQETSDIQANSEKITSMATTSREDVDSVNEMIIGFRDKSLENKKNVDFALTRMLIDLAKLSHLVYKLNAFEAVVEEKEIPQTKDNECEFGKWLRSEETIHRIGCLKEYKEIKDVIHKNIHNFTNAALECTKDKSCIKRKDEIIDIFKKVEDNSKKLSHKLDEMFEHYTKEPCS from the coding sequence ATGAACTCTAAAATCATAGGAACAATCACGGCCCTGCTCTTTTTGATAGTAGCGGGATACGGCGGATTTAAAGGAGATTTCGTAACCTTAGGACTCGGAGTTTTAGGTATTTTAGCCTCTGCTGCTCTATTTTTTCAAAAGAGCCAAACCACATCTTCTACAAAAAGCTCTTTAATTAAAAAAATCTCAAAAACGATCGAAAGAGCGAGTGAGGGGGATTTTAACAAAAGAATTACAAATATCGACCCGAACGACCCTTTAAACTCTTTAGCGTGGGATGTTAATAACCTGCTTGACCAACTTGAAGCGTTTGAAAGAGACATAAAAGAATCAATCAGCGCCGCAAAACAAGGAATCGATTATAGAGATATATCTCCTCAAGGATACAAAGGTAGATTCAGAGCTACGGTAGAAATCGTAAACGAAGCGATTCAAGCAATTTCAACGGCTTTGAAAGAACAAGCAAGAAGCGAACTATTTATTACACTTAACGACCTCGGCGGCGGAACAAAAACCGAAATTCAAGAAATTAAAAAATCTTTTGACGAAAAACTTAGAGAATTTATGATGAAAATCGACGAACTTTCTACCGAAATTTTCGAAGGTGCGGATGAATCGGCTCAAAAAATCGAAAACCTATCTATCGTACTTAACGAGCTTATCGACTTTATCGCTCATACAAACGAAGCGATTAATATGCTCTCACAAAGAGCCGAAGAAATCGGTAAAATCGTTGAGCTAATCACAGATATCGCGGACCAAACAAACCTACTTGCTTTAAATGCGGCTATCGAAGCGGCAAGAGCGGGAGAACACGGAAGAGGATTTGCGGTAGTTGCGGATGAAATTAGAAAACTTGCCGAAAGAACCCAAAAAGCTACAAGCGAAATTTCAATTACCATTAAAACATTACAACAAGAAACAAGCGACATTCAAGCCAACTCCGAAAAAATCACTTCAATGGCAACTACAAGCAGAGAAGATGTTGATAGCGTAAACGAAATGATTATCGGATTTAGAGACAAATCATTAGAAAACAAAAAGAATGTCGATTTTGCTCTTACAAGAATGCTTATCGACCTTGCAAAACTATCTCATCTTGTTTATAAACTCAACGCATTCGAAGCGGTTGTGGAAGAAAAAGAGATTCCTCAAACAAAAGACAACGAATGTGAATTCGGAAAATGGCTCAGAAGCGAAGAAACAATACACAGAATCGGTTGTCTTAAAGAATACAAAGAAATCAAAGACGTTATCCACAAAAATATTCACAACTTTACAAATGCGGCTCTTGAATGTACAAAAGATAAAAGTTGCATTAAAAGAAAAGACGAAATTATTGACATATTCAAAAAAGTTGAAGATAATTCTAAAAAACTATCTCACAAACTTGACGAGATGTTTGAGCATTATACAAAGGAGCCGTGTAGTTGA
- the argF gene encoding ornithine carbamoyltransferase: MRHFLWLIDYTKEEIKEIIDLGFEIKKETKLGIFKPYMKYKQLAMIFEKSSTRTRVSFEVGINQLGGNGIFLSSRDIQLGRGEPLKDTARVISRMVDMVMIRTFGQDRLEEFAKYSKVPVINGLTDLCHPVQLLADLMTMIEFGKFDFENPSNTTVAYVGDGNNMANSWAILASKLGFNLRIATPKGYEIDENIKQKALEFAKKSGAKLEFLYDPKAAVKDADVVTTDTWVSMGQEEEKEKRIKDFRGFEVDSELMKLAKSDAIFLHCLPAYRGYEVSEEVFESHADEIFQEAENRLHAQKGLMVWLNK; this comes from the coding sequence GTGAGACATTTTTTATGGCTTATTGATTATACCAAAGAAGAGATAAAAGAGATTATCGATCTTGGTTTTGAGATAAAAAAAGAGACGAAACTCGGTATTTTCAAGCCATATATGAAATATAAACAGCTTGCTATGATTTTCGAAAAGAGCTCTACAAGAACGAGAGTTTCTTTTGAAGTGGGAATTAATCAATTAGGCGGTAACGGAATATTTTTAAGTAGTCGCGATATACAATTAGGACGCGGTGAACCTCTTAAGGATACCGCAAGAGTGATTAGTAGAATGGTAGATATGGTTATGATAAGAACTTTCGGGCAAGATAGACTCGAAGAGTTTGCAAAATATAGTAAAGTCCCTGTTATTAACGGCCTGACAGACCTTTGTCATCCCGTACAATTGTTAGCCGATTTGATGACTATGATAGAGTTTGGTAAATTCGATTTTGAAAATCCTTCAAATACTACCGTGGCATATGTGGGCGATGGTAATAATATGGCGAATTCTTGGGCGATTCTTGCAAGTAAGCTCGGGTTTAATCTAAGAATCGCCACTCCAAAAGGCTATGAAATAGACGAAAACATAAAACAGAAAGCTTTGGAGTTTGCTAAAAAAAGCGGTGCTAAATTAGAATTTTTATACGACCCTAAAGCCGCTGTAAAAGATGCGGATGTGGTAACGACCGATACTTGGGTTAGTATGGGGCAAGAAGAAGAAAAAGAAAAAAGAATCAAAGATTTTAGAGGTTTTGAGGTTGATAGCGAACTTATGAAATTGGCAAAAAGCGATGCTATTTTCTTACATTGTCTGCCGGCTTACAGAGGATATGAGGTGAGTGAAGAAGTTTTCGAATCACATGCGGATGAGATTTTCCAAGAAGCGGAAAACAGACTTCATGCACAAAAAGGTTTAATGGTATGGCTAAACAAATAG
- a CDS encoding SDR family oxidoreductase encodes MKKIYITSDGFLGSYLKNHFKNNLTNNIENADIVINTVGILKENKHTYEESHVEFVKNLIPKVKDKKLIHISALGSKKNHPSGYKHTKALAEELIKQNVKNYAIIKPSIILGEGQKLYEELEKFKNMPLIFAPKMKVQPITIEKLTAFIDRVIKDDLKGEFELCGEEVISMKKLFLAVFQRYGKNPIILEMPKAFFRIMLPFLSVAGIMSKDEYLMIEDNICKG; translated from the coding sequence ATGAAAAAAATATATATTACATCGGATGGTTTTTTAGGGTCGTATTTAAAAAATCATTTCAAAAACAACTTAACAAATAATATAGAAAACGCAGATATCGTAATAAATACCGTAGGAATCCTAAAAGAAAACAAACACACTTATGAAGAATCTCACGTAGAGTTCGTAAAAAATCTCATCCCTAAAGTAAAAGATAAAAAACTAATCCACATTTCGGCTTTAGGTAGCAAAAAAAATCACCCTTCCGGCTATAAACACACAAAAGCCCTCGCAGAAGAGCTAATAAAACAAAACGTAAAAAACTACGCAATAATTAAACCTTCGATAATTTTAGGAGAGGGGCAAAAATTATACGAAGAACTCGAAAAATTCAAAAATATGCCTCTAATCTTCGCTCCGAAAATGAAAGTTCAACCTATTACTATCGAAAAACTGACAGCTTTTATCGATAGAGTAATCAAAGACGATTTAAAAGGAGAATTCGAACTTTGCGGCGAAGAAGTGATAAGTATGAAAAAACTCTTCTTAGCAGTTTTTCAAAGATACGGAAAAAATCCTATAATTTTAGAAATGCCAAAAGCATTTTTTAGAATTATGCTACCTTTTTTATCGGTTGCGGGTATAATGAGCAAAGACGAATATTTAATGATAGAAGACAATATCTGTAAAGGCTGA
- a CDS encoding SDR family NAD(P)-dependent oxidoreductase — translation MNVVITGASRGIGYELLQRYLKKGYKVYAIARNVQNLKNIPNVEAISLDLADLDEVLRVSKYLSDKKIDVVICNAAISLPHSPSFTPFEDFKKTIDINFLSIHALLSEIVPNMKSGKIVLISSLASLVGAPTSMPYSASKRALNSYAESLRNLLAPNIKVINILPGFIKTDMTAKNDFYMPFLMDLKSGVDRIEYAIEKNKKEYAFPKRFYYFIKLFNLLPLSLKDKLLQKVAK, via the coding sequence GTGAATGTAGTTATAACGGGTGCAAGTAGAGGTATAGGATATGAGCTTCTTCAAAGATACCTTAAGAAAGGCTATAAAGTTTATGCAATAGCAAGAAATGTTCAAAATCTAAAAAATATACCAAATGTCGAGGCGATTTCTCTTGACCTTGCCGATTTGGATGAAGTTTTGAGAGTTTCTAAGTATCTAAGCGATAAAAAAATTGATGTCGTTATTTGTAATGCCGCAATTTCTTTGCCTCATTCTCCCTCATTTACTCCGTTTGAAGATTTTAAAAAGACTATCGATATCAATTTTTTAAGCATTCACGCACTTTTGAGTGAAATAGTACCTAATATGAAAAGCGGAAAAATCGTTTTAATTTCTTCTCTTGCTTCACTTGTTGGAGCGCCGACTTCCATGCCTTATAGTGCAAGCAAAAGAGCTCTTAATTCTTACGCCGAATCTCTAAGAAACCTCTTAGCTCCGAATATCAAGGTAATAAATATACTTCCCGGGTTTATAAAAACGGATATGACGGCAAAAAACGATTTTTATATGCCATTTTTAATGGATTTGAAAAGCGGTGTGGATAGAATTGAGTATGCGATAGAAAAAAACAAAAAAGAGTACGCCTTTCCTAAACGTTTTTATTACTTTATTAAACTTTTTAATCTCTTACCTTTAAGTTTAAAAGACAAACTATTGCAAAAAGTGGCAAAATAA